DNA from Synechococcus elongatus PCC 6301:
AATCACTGCGGCTACGAGGAGGCCGAGCAGCAGTTCTCCCACAGTCAATCCTTGGGTTGATCGCGATCGAAAAGACAGAGGAGGGAGGCGCATCACAGTTTGCTAGGGCAACCGTCGCAGCCATTAAACCACGGGGATTGCGATCGCAGTCAAACCAAGGCTGCCCCTAGCATTCGCGCGATTTCAGAGATCCCCTATGATGAGAGACCGAAGACCTGTTGGCCCTGCCAATAGGCCTTTTCACTAGCACAGGAGTTGTGTGTCCGATGACCTCGTTCTACCTCGAGCAAGAAACCTTTGAGCCGCCAGGAGCTGTGGGTACCCACTGCATTTTGGAGCTGTACGGCTGCCCTGCCGAGTTGCTCAATGATGCCGACCAAATCCAAGCCAACTTGCGGGCTGCCGCAACCGAGGCTGGGGCAACGCTCTTACAAGAAACCTGCCACCGTTTTGAGCCCCAGGGCGTCACTGCATTGGCCCTGCTCGCTGAAT
Protein-coding regions in this window:
- the speD gene encoding adenosylmethionine decarboxylase, translating into MTSFYLEQETFEPPGAVGTHCILELYGCPAELLNDADQIQANLRAAATEAGATLLQETCHRFEPQGVTALALLAESHISIHTWPESGYAAVDVFTCGSHTQPETACHFLIEAFRSRQYTLHTLRRQPPASIREVSRDPVAA